The uncultured Ilyobacter sp. genome has a segment encoding these proteins:
- a CDS encoding NADH-dependent [FeFe] hydrogenase, group A6, with translation METVKIKINGIEVEAPKHSTILAAAKSIGVRIPTLCQLKMGDIGYVHDPASCRMCVVEVNEQENLYPACETKVYEGMEIITNSAELIQIRKNILELILSNHPKECLTCSKSGECELQDLADEFKIKNIRFEGEKSVYRSDSSPAIIRDMDKCIMCRRCETMCNKIQTCNILSAVNRGFETVVAPSHEKDLEDTACTFCGQCVAVCPVGALHEKDYTWEVVDMLADPSKTVIVQVAPAVRVALGEEFGHEPGTDVTGKMVTALRRIGFDYVFDTNFAADLTIMEEASELKSRIERHLAGDKDVKLPILTSCCPAWVKFIEHNFPDMLDIPSTAKSPQQMFSAIAKEFWTKEMGIKREDLIVVSVMPCLAKKYEASRKEFSKDGNPDTDISISTRELASLINQSGISFNMLEEEEFDKPFGMSSGAADIFGRTGGVIEAAVRTAYEWITGDELETVDFKQLRGFEGSRVAEVPELQIEGGPLRIGIAHGLGAARELLEKVKNKEEVLHAIEIMACKGGCIGGGGQPYHHGKFNVIKKRFNGIQAIDSGKKIRKSHENPYIKELYEKFLGEPMGEKSHELLHTKYFSRKK, from the coding sequence ATGGAAACAGTGAAAATAAAAATAAATGGTATCGAGGTAGAGGCTCCAAAACATTCTACTATTTTGGCAGCTGCTAAGAGTATAGGGGTGAGAATTCCTACTCTATGCCAGCTTAAAATGGGTGATATAGGATATGTTCACGATCCAGCTTCATGCAGAATGTGCGTCGTAGAGGTAAATGAACAGGAAAATCTTTATCCCGCCTGCGAGACAAAGGTTTACGAAGGGATGGAGATTATTACCAATTCGGCAGAACTCATACAGATAAGAAAAAATATTCTAGAGCTTATTCTTTCTAATCATCCGAAAGAATGTCTTACATGTTCAAAGTCGGGAGAATGCGAACTTCAAGACCTCGCAGATGAATTTAAGATAAAAAACATAAGATTTGAGGGAGAAAAATCAGTGTACAGATCAGATTCTTCTCCTGCAATAATAAGAGATATGGATAAATGTATAATGTGCAGAAGGTGTGAGACAATGTGCAATAAAATTCAGACATGCAATATTTTATCTGCGGTAAATAGGGGATTTGAAACTGTGGTGGCCCCCTCCCATGAAAAAGACCTAGAAGACACAGCATGTACCTTCTGTGGTCAGTGTGTGGCTGTATGTCCAGTAGGTGCCCTGCATGAAAAAGACTACACCTGGGAAGTGGTGGATATGCTTGCGGATCCCTCTAAAACCGTAATTGTACAAGTGGCCCCTGCTGTAAGAGTCGCTCTCGGGGAAGAATTTGGACATGAGCCTGGTACAGATGTCACCGGAAAGATGGTTACAGCTCTTCGGAGAATAGGGTTTGACTATGTCTTTGATACAAATTTTGCAGCTGACCTTACAATTATGGAAGAAGCATCTGAATTGAAGTCAAGAATAGAAAGACATCTGGCAGGAGATAAAGATGTAAAACTTCCCATCCTGACCTCTTGCTGTCCTGCCTGGGTAAAATTTATCGAACATAATTTTCCCGACATGCTGGATATACCCTCCACTGCAAAATCCCCTCAGCAAATGTTTAGTGCCATAGCCAAAGAGTTTTGGACAAAGGAGATGGGAATAAAAAGGGAGGATCTGATTGTGGTTTCTGTAATGCCATGCCTTGCAAAAAAATATGAGGCTTCTAGGAAGGAATTTTCAAAAGATGGAAATCCTGACACAGATATCTCAATCTCAACAAGAGAGCTGGCAAGTCTAATAAATCAAAGTGGAATAAGTTTTAATATGCTCGAAGAGGAAGAATTTGACAAGCCCTTTGGAATGTCCAGTGGAGCTGCGGATATTTTCGGAAGAACCGGTGGAGTTATAGAGGCTGCTGTAAGAACAGCCTATGAGTGGATTACAGGGGATGAACTAGAGACAGTGGATTTCAAGCAACTCAGGGGTTTTGAGGGATCAAGAGTAGCAGAAGTACCAGAACTTCAGATAGAGGGGGGCCCTTTGAGAATAGGAATTGCCCATGGACTCGGAGCTGCTAGAGAACTTCTAGAAAAAGTAAAAAATAAAGAGGAAGTTTTACATGCCATAGAGATTATGGCCTGTAAAGGGGGATGTATAGGGGGTGGAGGACAACCTTATCATCACGGTAAATTTAACGTTATTAAGAAAAGATTCAATGGGATACAGGCAATAGACAGTGGCAAAAAAATACGAAAATCTCATGAAAATCCTTATATTAAAGAATTATATGAAAAATTTCTAGGAGAACCCATGGGGGAAAAATCTCACGAATTGTTACACACAAAATATTTTTCAAGAAAAAAATAA
- a CDS encoding NADH-quinone oxidoreductase subunit NuoF yields MSVLNTIEDLKNIKESYQKGEKEKTLIKISMATCGITAGADTLYDFFKEELEREGDDSIKLVPTGCMGLCHSEPTIEVTIPGQQPEIFGNVDLPRAEKILKDIKYKKIHGTDVFISNKLEKIVLRNCGFMDPENIEEAVSRDAYFALHKSLKEMSRQDVIDEIKISGLRGRGGGGFPTGLKWQFAFNKDVDKKYVVCNADEGDPGAFMDRSVLEGDPHSVLEAMAICGYAIGSDEGLIYIRAEYPLAINRLKKAIKQANEYGVLGKNIFGTDFNFKITLKYGAGAFVCGEETALIHSMEGKRGEPTLKPPFPAEAGYWKKPTNVNNVETLANIPVIINKGAQWFKSIGTEKSPGTKVFALAGKVKNVGLIEVPMGTTLQEVIFDIGGGITKNRKFKAVQTGGPSGGCLTEKDLDTPIDFDSLKEKGSMMGSGGMIVMDEDDCMVAVAKFYLGFTVEESCGKCTPCRIGNKRLYEILDKITKGKGSVNDLHLLKDLSKTIKRASLCGLGKTSPNPVLSTLNNFYDEYLAHVKDKKCPSTVCTSLIQFTITDKCIGCTACAKVCPTEAVLGRVKEKHYIYQDRCIKCGACYNACRFNAIKKA; encoded by the coding sequence ATGAGTGTGCTTAATACTATAGAAGATTTGAAAAATATAAAAGAAAGCTACCAGAAAGGTGAAAAGGAAAAAACCCTTATAAAAATCTCTATGGCAACCTGCGGAATCACAGCAGGGGCAGATACCCTCTATGATTTTTTTAAAGAGGAACTGGAAAGAGAGGGAGATGACAGTATAAAGCTTGTTCCTACTGGATGTATGGGGCTCTGCCATTCTGAGCCGACTATAGAGGTAACTATCCCTGGACAGCAACCGGAAATTTTTGGGAACGTGGATCTACCCAGGGCAGAAAAGATTCTAAAAGATATAAAATATAAAAAAATACATGGTACAGACGTATTTATAAGCAACAAATTAGAAAAAATAGTTCTTCGGAACTGTGGCTTTATGGATCCTGAGAATATAGAGGAAGCTGTATCAAGAGATGCATATTTTGCCCTGCATAAGTCTCTGAAGGAGATGTCTAGGCAGGATGTAATCGATGAGATCAAAATTTCCGGTCTAAGAGGAAGAGGAGGCGGAGGTTTTCCAACAGGTCTCAAGTGGCAGTTTGCCTTTAATAAAGATGTGGATAAAAAATATGTAGTCTGCAATGCCGATGAGGGAGACCCTGGAGCATTTATGGACAGGTCTGTCCTCGAGGGTGACCCTCACTCTGTGCTGGAAGCCATGGCAATATGCGGATATGCAATCGGATCAGATGAGGGATTGATTTATATCAGGGCTGAATATCCTCTGGCAATAAACAGACTGAAAAAGGCAATAAAACAGGCCAATGAATATGGTGTCCTGGGAAAAAATATTTTTGGGACAGATTTTAATTTTAAGATAACTCTGAAGTACGGAGCCGGAGCTTTTGTCTGCGGTGAGGAGACAGCTCTTATACATTCTATGGAGGGAAAAAGGGGGGAGCCTACCCTAAAGCCTCCATTTCCAGCTGAAGCTGGTTACTGGAAAAAACCTACAAATGTAAATAATGTAGAAACCTTGGCAAATATCCCTGTGATAATAAACAAGGGAGCCCAGTGGTTCAAGAGTATAGGAACTGAAAAATCTCCAGGTACCAAGGTATTTGCCTTGGCTGGTAAGGTGAAAAATGTAGGACTTATCGAAGTCCCTATGGGTACCACCCTCCAGGAAGTAATCTTTGACATCGGGGGAGGTATCACAAAAAACAGAAAATTTAAAGCCGTACAGACAGGAGGTCCATCTGGTGGCTGTCTCACAGAGAAAGATCTGGATACCCCTATAGACTTTGATTCACTAAAAGAAAAAGGATCTATGATGGGGTCTGGTGGAATGATCGTAATGGATGAAGACGACTGCATGGTTGCAGTGGCAAAATTTTATCTGGGATTCACTGTGGAGGAATCCTGTGGAAAATGTACCCCTTGCAGAATAGGAAACAAAAGGTTGTATGAGATCCTTGACAAAATAACGAAAGGTAAGGGCTCGGTAAATGACCTTCACCTGCTGAAAGACCTTTCTAAAACCATAAAGAGGGCGTCTCTCTGCGGACTAGGAAAAACATCTCCAAATCCTGTGCTTTCCACTTTAAATAATTTTTACGATGAGTATCTGGCACACGTCAAAGATAAAAAATGTCCTTCTACTGTCTGCACAAGTCTTATCCAGTTTACCATCACAGACAAATGTATAGGATGTACTGCCTGTGCAAAAGTATGTCCTACTGAGGCTGTTCTGGGAAGAGTAAAAGAGAAGCACTATATTTATCAGGATAGATGTATCAAGTGCGGTGCTTGTTATAATGCGTGCAGATTCAATGCAATAAAGAAAGCATAG
- a CDS encoding adenine phosphoribosyltransferase: MDLKDYVALVEDFPKEGIKFRDITPLMNNGEAYRAATDEIVKYAEEKKIDLVVGPEARGFIFGCPVSYALGVGFIPVRKPGKLPREVVEYDYDLEYGRNVLCIHKDSIKPGQRVLIVDDLLATGGTVEATVKLIEELGGEVAGLAFLIELKELEGRKKLKGYDVFTLMNY; encoded by the coding sequence ATGGATTTGAAGGATTACGTAGCCCTAGTTGAGGACTTTCCAAAAGAGGGGATTAAATTTAGGGATATAACCCCATTAATGAATAACGGTGAGGCTTATCGTGCAGCAACAGATGAAATAGTAAAATATGCAGAAGAAAAAAAAATCGACCTTGTTGTTGGACCAGAGGCCAGAGGTTTTATTTTTGGATGTCCAGTGTCTTATGCACTAGGAGTTGGATTTATTCCTGTAAGAAAGCCAGGAAAGCTTCCTAGAGAAGTTGTAGAATATGACTATGACCTTGAATACGGGAGAAACGTACTTTGTATACACAAGGATTCTATAAAGCCAGGGCAGAGAGTTCTCATTGTAGATGATCTTTTAGCTACTGGTGGAACTGTAGAGGCTACTGTAAAATTAATAGAGGAACTTGGTGGAGAGGTAGCAGGACTTGCTTTCCTTATAGAGCTTAAAGAGCTTGAAGGAAGAAAAAAATTAAAAGGCTATGATGTGTTTACACTTATGAACTACTAA
- a CDS encoding ATPase, T2SS/T4P/T4SS family produces MARIIKKRLGDTLVDEKIITEDELMKALEKQSTTHKKLGETLVGMGYVSSEEIVRILGEQMGIPYVSLERLVITKEAILLLSKETAEKFCVMPLFKNDNVLHVAMEDPLDVFAIDRIEEESGMEVFQSIARRDDVVRTIEKYYSPVFLKEDSSYLKERRSFERTDTSAVDVVNLVMKKAIIENASDIHIEPEANILRVRFRIDGLLHEILTPPKSLHSAIVSRIKIISKLDIAEKRIPQDGRVEINFEEKLIDMRVSILPTIFGEKVVIRLLDKSNVKVSLESLGFEKSNVEKLKKLIKRPNGIIFVTGPTGSGKTSTLYASLNEINTLDKNIITLEDPVEYQMEIINQVQVNSQVGLDFSSGLRSILRQDPDVIMIGEIRDVQTAEIAIESAMTGHLVFSTLHTNSATGAISRLIDMGVEPFLLSASLVGVVGQRLVRKLCTHCKEEILVSGTELKEFNADPIEDYKLYKAKGCSFCRNTGYSGRTAVIELLEVESEIRTLINKGADIFQIKDAAIRKGLKTIKQEGFEKALEGITSIEEVLRVAQDDI; encoded by the coding sequence ATGGCCAGGATCATAAAAAAAAGGCTTGGAGACACTCTGGTAGATGAAAAAATAATAACAGAAGATGAGCTGATGAAGGCCCTTGAAAAGCAGAGTACAACTCATAAAAAACTTGGGGAAACCCTAGTGGGTATGGGATATGTAAGTAGTGAAGAGATAGTGAGAATATTGGGAGAACAGATGGGGATTCCCTATGTTTCTCTAGAAAGACTCGTAATTACAAAGGAGGCCATCCTACTTCTGAGCAAAGAAACTGCTGAAAAGTTTTGTGTTATGCCACTTTTTAAAAATGACAATGTGCTGCATGTGGCCATGGAAGATCCTCTAGATGTCTTTGCAATAGATCGTATAGAGGAAGAGAGTGGCATGGAAGTCTTTCAGTCTATAGCCAGAAGAGATGATGTGGTGAGAACAATAGAAAAATATTATTCACCTGTATTTTTGAAGGAAGATTCAAGTTATTTAAAAGAAAGAAGAAGCTTTGAGAGAACTGATACTTCTGCAGTAGATGTTGTAAACCTTGTTATGAAAAAGGCTATAATCGAAAATGCAAGTGATATTCATATAGAACCTGAAGCTAATATTTTAAGGGTAAGATTTAGAATAGATGGTTTACTTCATGAAATACTTACGCCTCCTAAATCACTTCACTCAGCTATAGTATCTAGAATAAAGATAATTTCTAAGCTTGATATAGCTGAAAAAAGAATACCTCAAGATGGCAGGGTAGAAATAAATTTTGAAGAAAAATTAATTGATATGAGAGTATCTATACTTCCTACGATTTTTGGAGAAAAAGTCGTAATAAGACTGCTTGATAAATCAAATGTAAAGGTGAGTTTAGAGAGCCTCGGCTTTGAAAAAAGTAATGTAGAAAAATTAAAAAAGCTCATAAAGAGACCCAACGGGATAATATTTGTAACCGGTCCCACCGGAAGTGGGAAAACTTCTACTTTGTATGCATCTCTAAATGAGATAAATACCTTAGATAAAAATATAATAACATTGGAAGATCCAGTGGAATACCAGATGGAAATAATAAATCAAGTCCAGGTAAATTCCCAGGTAGGACTAGACTTTTCATCAGGACTTAGGTCAATATTGAGACAGGATCCTGATGTGATAATGATAGGTGAGATAAGAGATGTGCAGACAGCTGAAATAGCCATAGAATCTGCCATGACAGGTCATCTGGTTTTTTCTACCCTACATACAAACTCTGCCACAGGGGCAATATCAAGGCTCATAGATATGGGAGTGGAACCGTTTTTGCTTTCGGCCTCTCTAGTCGGAGTAGTGGGGCAGAGACTTGTAAGAAAACTTTGTACACACTGTAAAGAGGAAATATTAGTTTCTGGAACCGAACTAAAAGAGTTTAACGCAGACCCTATTGAAGATTATAAACTTTATAAGGCAAAGGGATGCAGTTTCTGCAGAAATACCGGGTACAGTGGAAGAACTGCGGTAATAGAGCTTCTAGAAGTAGAGAGTGAGATAAGGACTTTGATAAATAAGGGCGCGGATATTTTTCAGATAAAGGATGCAGCTATTAGAAAAGGATTGAAAACAATAAAGCAAGAGGGGTTTGAAAAAGCCTTAGAAGGAATCACCAGTATAGAAGAAGTTTTAAGAGTAGCACAGGATGATATATAA
- the tgt gene encoding tRNA guanosine(34) transglycosylase Tgt, translated as MSNKLPVTYKLYSKDGKARTGKITTPHGEVETPVFMPVGTQATVKTMTPEELEAIGSEIILGNTYHLFLRPGDELVAKFGGLHKFMNWKKPILTDSGGFQVFSLGAIRKIEEEGVEFRSHIDGSKQFISPEKSIHIQNNLGSDIVMLFDECPPGMSTEEYLIPSVERTTRWAKRCIEAHKRPDEQGLFAIVQGGIYEVLRDKSRKELMEMDEYFSGYAIGGLAVGEPREDMYRILDYIVDKLPEDKPRYLMGVGEPVDMLEAVEAGVDMMDCVQPTRIGRHGTVFTKYGRLVIKNACYSEDPRPLDEGCDCYVCRNYTRGYIRHLFKSQEILGARLATYHNLYFLIKMMKDARQAIKDGRFKEYKDEFLNNYSLRGESDWIKAQKIEEV; from the coding sequence ATGTCAAATAAACTGCCTGTAACCTATAAACTCTACTCTAAAGACGGAAAGGCTAGAACTGGAAAAATAACTACACCTCACGGAGAAGTGGAAACACCTGTATTTATGCCTGTGGGGACTCAAGCAACTGTAAAAACAATGACACCTGAGGAGCTAGAAGCTATAGGTTCTGAAATAATATTAGGAAATACCTATCATCTTTTTTTGAGACCTGGAGATGAGTTGGTTGCAAAATTCGGTGGACTGCATAAATTTATGAACTGGAAAAAACCAATACTTACAGACAGTGGTGGGTTTCAGGTATTCAGTCTAGGGGCAATAAGAAAAATAGAAGAGGAGGGAGTAGAGTTCCGATCTCATATAGACGGATCAAAGCAATTTATCTCTCCTGAAAAATCTATACATATTCAAAACAACTTAGGATCGGATATAGTCATGTTATTTGATGAGTGCCCTCCTGGTATGTCTACTGAGGAGTATCTCATTCCATCTGTAGAGAGGACTACAAGATGGGCTAAGAGGTGTATAGAGGCTCACAAAAGGCCTGATGAACAGGGATTGTTTGCAATAGTCCAAGGTGGAATTTATGAAGTCCTGAGGGACAAGAGCAGAAAAGAGCTTATGGAGATGGATGAGTATTTTTCAGGTTATGCTATAGGAGGACTAGCTGTAGGAGAACCTAGAGAGGATATGTACAGAATATTAGACTATATAGTGGACAAACTTCCTGAGGATAAGCCGAGATATCTCATGGGAGTAGGAGAGCCTGTAGATATGCTAGAGGCTGTAGAAGCTGGTGTAGATATGATGGACTGTGTGCAGCCTACAAGAATAGGAAGGCACGGGACAGTGTTTACCAAATACGGAAGGCTTGTAATAAAGAATGCATGCTATTCTGAGGACCCTAGACCTCTAGACGAGGGATGTGACTGTTATGTATGCAGAAATTACACTAGAGGATATATAAGACATCTTTTTAAATCTCAGGAGATTCTTGGGGCTAGGTTGGCAACTTACCATAATCTTTATTTTTTGATAAAAATGATGAAGGATGCTAGACAAGCAATAAAAGATGGAAGATTTAAAGAATACAAAGATGAGTTTTTGAATAATTACTCCCTAAGAGGCGAGAGTGACTGGATAAAGGCTCAAAAGATAGAGGAAGTATAG
- a CDS encoding bifunctional (p)ppGpp synthetase/guanosine-3',5'-bis(diphosphate) 3'-pyrophosphohydrolase has product MGYKHEILDAIKKNNLKVDTDKILLAYEFARECHVGQFRKSGDEYIIHPIEVSKILINMKMDTDTIVAGILHDIVEDTLITVSDIEYNFGNSVAKLVDGVTKLSVLPKGTKKQHENIRKMIVAMAQDIRVVIIKLADRLHNMRTLKFMPSHKQERISKETLEIFAPLAHRLGMSMIKCELEDLSLYYLEPEIYRELVKLINSKKAEREKYTEATKKEIEKFLRENDIKGEVSGRPKHFYSIYKKMYEKGKEFDEIYDLIALRVIVETEGECYNVLGVLHGNYKPVPGRFKDYIAVPKSNGYQSIHTTIVGPQGKFIEVQIRTEEMHGIAEEGVAAHWSYKERGKVTKKDHVYSWLRQILEWQQEADNSEEFVKTVTGDILHETVFVFSPKGDVVELAYGATPLDFAFHIHTEIGLKCVGAKINDRIVPIDYKLQNGDKIEIITSRNAKGPGNDWLDIVVTQSAKSKIRKWIKDKKFDENVKLGKDIMEKELSKFGVSIKEFEASEITLKYIEKQNMQSKEDLYFRLSQNRIKAEALAGRFKPEVVKELNFDDIGERKKPKSRKKNDYGVVIDGLDNTLIRFAKCCTPLPGDEIGGYITKGAGIAVHRKDCKNYQGMIKSDPPREIDVKWDEDVFAKKLNKYQFNFNVFVVERPNMLMDIATIIANHKINVIGVNSNLIVKGLDRYMNLKFTIEISEKDEYEKLLKHLSGIKDIIEIQR; this is encoded by the coding sequence GTGGGATATAAACATGAGATATTAGATGCCATAAAAAAGAATAATCTCAAAGTTGACACTGATAAGATACTCTTGGCCTATGAATTTGCAAGGGAATGTCATGTGGGACAGTTTAGAAAATCCGGAGATGAGTATATTATCCATCCGATAGAAGTGTCTAAGATACTAATCAACATGAAAATGGATACTGATACCATTGTAGCAGGTATTCTTCATGATATAGTAGAAGACACTCTTATAACAGTTTCCGATATTGAATATAATTTTGGGAATTCGGTGGCTAAGCTTGTAGACGGAGTGACAAAACTTAGTGTATTGCCTAAGGGGACTAAAAAACAACATGAAAATATAAGAAAAATGATCGTGGCAATGGCTCAGGATATAAGGGTTGTAATAATAAAACTTGCTGACAGACTTCATAATATGAGGACTCTAAAGTTTATGCCCTCTCATAAGCAGGAGAGAATTTCAAAGGAGACTCTTGAAATATTCGCCCCTCTTGCCCACAGACTGGGAATGTCTATGATCAAATGTGAGCTAGAGGATCTTTCACTCTATTATCTAGAACCTGAAATATATAGAGAACTAGTCAAGCTAATTAACTCCAAAAAAGCCGAAAGAGAAAAATATACAGAGGCTACGAAAAAAGAGATAGAAAAATTCTTACGGGAAAATGATATAAAAGGTGAAGTTTCAGGAAGGCCGAAACACTTTTACAGTATATATAAAAAAATGTATGAAAAGGGTAAGGAGTTTGACGAGATATACGACCTTATAGCCCTTAGAGTAATAGTTGAAACTGAAGGGGAATGTTATAATGTGCTAGGTGTACTTCACGGGAACTATAAGCCTGTTCCTGGAAGGTTTAAGGACTATATAGCAGTACCAAAGTCAAATGGATACCAGTCAATACATACAACCATAGTAGGACCTCAGGGGAAATTTATAGAGGTACAGATAAGAACCGAAGAGATGCACGGTATAGCCGAAGAGGGAGTAGCCGCCCACTGGAGTTATAAGGAAAGAGGTAAAGTAACTAAAAAAGATCATGTATATTCATGGCTGAGACAGATACTAGAATGGCAGCAGGAAGCTGACAACTCAGAAGAGTTTGTAAAAACAGTCACCGGAGATATCCTTCACGAGACGGTATTTGTATTCTCTCCTAAAGGAGATGTGGTGGAACTAGCCTATGGAGCCACCCCGCTAGATTTTGCATTTCATATTCATACAGAGATAGGTCTAAAATGTGTAGGTGCAAAAATAAATGACAGAATAGTACCTATAGACTACAAGCTTCAAAATGGTGATAAAATAGAGATTATAACTTCAAGAAATGCAAAGGGTCCTGGTAACGACTGGTTGGATATTGTTGTTACCCAAAGTGCCAAGAGTAAGATAAGAAAATGGATTAAAGATAAAAAGTTTGATGAAAACGTAAAACTTGGAAAAGATATAATGGAGAAGGAGCTTTCTAAGTTTGGAGTCTCGATAAAAGAGTTTGAAGCCAGTGAGATAACATTGAAATACATAGAAAAGCAGAATATGCAATCTAAAGAAGATCTTTATTTTAGACTCTCACAGAATAGGATAAAGGCTGAGGCTCTGGCAGGAAGGTTTAAGCCTGAAGTTGTTAAAGAATTGAATTTTGACGATATAGGAGAGAGAAAAAAGCCGAAAAGCAGAAAGAAAAATGACTATGGGGTTGTTATAGATGGCCTTGATAACACTCTTATAAGATTTGCAAAATGCTGTACCCCTCTCCCAGGAGATGAGATAGGGGGTTATATAACCAAAGGAGCCGGTATAGCTGTCCACAGAAAAGACTGTAAAAATTATCAGGGGATGATAAAAAGTGATCCTCCTAGAGAGATAGACGTAAAATGGGATGAAGATGTTTTTGCAAAAAAACTCAATAAATATCAATTTAATTTTAATGTTTTCGTAGTGGAAAGACCTAATATGCTAATGGATATAGCCACTATTATAGCTAACCACAAGATAAATGTTATCGGTGTAAACTCTAATCTTATAGTTAAGGGTCTAGACAGATATATGAATTTAAAATTTACAATAGAAATCTCTGAAAAAGATGAATATGAAAAACTCTTGAAACATCTTTCTGGAATAAAAGATATAATAGAGATACAGAGATAA
- a CDS encoding NAD(P)H-dependent oxidoreductase subunit E has protein sequence MNCENNYKKNMFNELDIFISELETKDGELISVLHKAQDIFGYLPVEVQEFIGEKMGIPISQIYGVITFYSFFTTTPKGEHPISVCMGTACYVNGSETILNELTRELGVKVGETTNDGKFSIDVLRCIGACGMAPIIKVGNKTYGRVEAEQIKHILKEYE, from the coding sequence ATGAATTGTGAAAATAATTACAAAAAAAATATGTTCAATGAACTGGACATATTTATAAGTGAACTTGAAACAAAAGATGGTGAACTCATAAGCGTACTGCATAAGGCTCAAGATATCTTTGGCTATCTCCCGGTGGAGGTTCAGGAATTCATAGGTGAAAAAATGGGGATACCTATTTCTCAAATTTACGGTGTTATTACTTTCTACTCCTTTTTTACAACTACACCCAAGGGTGAGCACCCCATCTCTGTATGCATGGGAACAGCCTGTTATGTAAACGGGTCTGAAACAATTTTGAACGAGCTGACAAGAGAACTAGGAGTCAAGGTTGGTGAAACTACAAATGACGGAAAATTCTCTATAGACGTACTCAGATGCATCGGTGCCTGCGGTATGGCTCCTATTATAAAAGTTGGCAATAAAACCTATGGTCGGGTAGAGGCCGAACAGATAAAGCATATATTGAAAGAATATGAGTAA
- a CDS encoding alpha/beta hydrolase yields the protein MPGKFYLDNDIFIRVWDDVENPKGVIQIIHGMGEHSLRYDTVAKWFNKEGYIVYADDHRGHGYSVDTIEELGRIGGGFETLVDDEKYITDFISRNHLRLPIYVLGHSMGSFIAQGHMSDLSHFVKGYILTGSCGKRMAETFSGWILSGMITVFFDKSKSPFMKKLIFLGYNRKVGKKKTAFDWLTRREEVVKDYIEDPFCGFVYTSGFYFSFLKYLKNLFTKKTFESVQRSIPIFILSGKSDPVGLYGRGVRKLLKFYKKNHFNFVKMKLYPGARHEILNEINSIEVLEDIKNWIENKK from the coding sequence GTGCCAGGTAAATTTTATTTGGATAATGATATTTTTATAAGAGTTTGGGATGATGTAGAAAACCCCAAGGGGGTGATACAGATCATCCATGGCATGGGAGAGCACAGCCTGAGGTATGACACTGTAGCCAAATGGTTTAATAAAGAGGGATATATAGTCTATGCAGACGATCACAGAGGACACGGGTATTCAGTGGATACTATAGAAGAATTAGGGCGTATAGGGGGGGGATTTGAAACTCTTGTGGATGATGAAAAATATATAACCGATTTTATATCAAGAAATCATCTTCGGCTTCCCATCTATGTGTTAGGTCACAGTATGGGTTCTTTTATTGCTCAGGGTCATATGTCAGACTTATCACATTTTGTAAAGGGATATATTCTTACAGGGTCTTGCGGTAAGAGGATGGCAGAGACTTTTTCAGGGTGGATTTTGAGTGGGATGATAACAGTGTTTTTTGATAAGAGCAAGAGTCCCTTTATGAAAAAGCTGATCTTTCTGGGATACAACAGAAAGGTTGGGAAGAAAAAGACTGCTTTTGACTGGCTCACAAGGAGAGAAGAGGTTGTAAAAGATTATATAGAGGATCCATTCTGCGGATTTGTCTACACCTCGGGATTTTATTTTTCATTTCTGAAATATCTAAAAAATCTATTTACCAAAAAAACTTTTGAATCTGTCCAAAGATCCATACCGATTTTTATATTATCTGGAAAGTCGGATCCTGTGGGATTATATGGCAGGGGAGTCAGGAAATTGCTAAAATTTTATAAGAAAAATCATTTTAATTTTGTGAAAATGAAGTTGTATCCTGGTGCAAGGCATGAAATTCTCAATGAGATAAACAGTATAGAGGTTCTAGAAGATATAAAAAACTGGATAGAGAATAAAAAATAG